The Mastacembelus armatus chromosome 20, fMasArm1.2, whole genome shotgun sequence DNA segment TGATGTTGTGTCTCCAAAGGATCAAGCCTTCTTTCATGTGACTGAGAAAAACCTTAAATAAAGAACATCCTGAGATGCTAAACCCATGTGTTATTTAACCTTGCTTTGTTTGCACAAGACCCCAGAAGGCCAAGTAAGGATTCCTAGCAATTTTCCCCTTGCTGTTAATCaattaacatacagtatgaggATATAAAGCAATATTAAGTCCCACAAATACCCTGTCTCAGAAAAGTGAGCCCAATGTGGTGTTCTCATTCTAACATCCTCCCTGGTTTTGATCCAGGTCCCCAGCAGGCACCAATTCAATATTATGTTTCACAGAGTGTAGACAATTAAAGCACATAACCAGTTCCAGACAAAGGGCCACTGACATCAAGACAATGAAGCTCCTTACATTGCACGGtgggtttcaccccaaatccagcgTCCTGAGACTGTAAACTAAGTGGAAGGATTGAGGGTAAGGACtagtgagcatcagagccactatcgaggatgaaacagaaaagataCATGAGTACATCAAGATGATGGCCCCAAGTGATGAAAACTGatgagatggaaaaagaagagcaagaacaaGCTGGACTGATTAAGGTTTTGCTTTGAAATCTTTGAAGTTCAATCTCCTAGTTCCCCTAGTGTGGTTACTTCATCTCTGCCTTTGTGCCTTCAAGCCCTGTCAACCCAGTAAGGTCAGACTCTGCTGTATCACCCTTTGAGTCCTGCCAACTTTCTTATCCTATATTGTCAGACAAATTTTTGCTCTAGTTTACCTCTAGAGTCCTTGTCATTTTTACGCCATCTCATCTCCTGCTTCTCGCACATAGTTGGTTGcccttgttttggtttttgttgagAGTGAACTTCAGTTTGTTAAAGATTATCCACCCTGTACTACCTctagtctttgtgtgtgttcgtgtttgGGTCCTATTCCCTAAACATGTGACATCATTACAGCATGCCACCTGTGATGACCTGATAAACACTTTGGCCCCATAACAAATTTTAATCCTCTTGTAAGCTTTTGttggtatgtttttgtttcacattagtTAAATCTGACATCACACATTGCACAGCATGTTGGACCTCATTTAACAGAGAAATATCTGGAGCTCAAACCTCCTTCTCCATCCCAGAATCTCATCTCCCTGTTAATTCTGTTTCTCATACTGAGCTGGCAATTATCTGATATTAAAGGAACACTGTCTACTACTAACTTGGCACTGGAGGAGAACAACAGCTCTAACTATGGTTACTGATCTGGATTTTTCTAGTGATAGACCAGCCCCCACAggtttggctgctgagaggaCTTGGTTAGTTCCCCTGTTGTGGTCACTGCTATTCAGGGTGCTCGAGCAGCTTCTTCTATGGTTTTGTATGCTCACTAAGCATTTTCTTAGGGGGAAAGAGGAGGCAGCGTCCCATGGCACATGCCCTACTTCTGCAGTGGGACTTTGCATTAGTGTTGTGCATGCTGAATGTGGCTCCTTTTGAGCCTTTGGAGGAAGCTCCCCTCAGGTTTTTGTCAGGGACAACTGCTCTGTTTCTTGTCGTGTCCTCTGCACTCAGCATGAATGATGTCTATTGTGCGTCTGGGAGAGAGCTCCCGGCAGGTATCTGTGCTCAGTTCGCCAAGAAGACTGTCATCTTTTGCGATTCTACTTCAGGGGATACTGGACAAGAAAGGGCTTGTTCTTTTGGGAACTACCTTACATATGGGAGAGATGCAGAAGTGATTGAGGCACTTGGTTCATTTGTTGGACAGTAGGACCCAACCCAGATGGCTATAACcagttttctcttcagtgtcCTGGTGTAAGGATGGGATAGGAACCATAAACAATGGCCCAGACGGCTTAACAGATTGTGAAATCACAGATAAAACCTAGAATTATACAATCGTCTGGTATCATCATAAAACATAATCAGATGAACTAACTGCGAAAATGTCAATCTTACTAGATGACCTTTTTCAATTTTTGTATCCAATTTGTTTGAAGTGGTGGAGGGCAGAGGATCCATCAGTGTTCTGGAAATGAACGGGATTAGAGTCGCCTTATACTTCTTTTGGAACTGCACGCCTGGCAGTAATTCACAGAGCAGTGCTGTGCAGAGGACTGGTACAAAAACTCCTCATGAATAttgtgcaggtctgatccacAGCTACAGGATGTGCTTGTTTGAGGTCATTACAGCCAAAAGTggtttttaaataatattagtAGTTCATTCAGTTGTTTTTTAaccagcactgtgaatgtttaaatgACATTAACACTGTCATAATATGGAAACATTACTGAGAACAATAACCAAAGAACAAGCAAGATTTTGTTTCAGAAAAACAATATCCAAAGTAGCTGTGTTTATCTTAGATGCATTATGCCTCAAGATAATATTTTGACATACATTGCCATGTTTTTCATATGTACATTCCTATAAcgttttttaatatttaaggtAGTAGCAGAGCACAAAATGTACTGTACTCTTtgaatgtatatatttttaaatgttattattcTAACATCTTTCAAATAGATGCAGTCTACATATTTAGAATTATAAGGCACATTGATTCTGCTCACAGCCTGCTGTAAATCAGTTTTGGTCACAAGCAACAAGAGTTCACAATCTCAAGATTGCATGAGCTATGTGAGCAAATAAAGGCATATGAAGAAGAGCCGTACAGAGGCATGTTTGTTAAAGGGAGCACATGGAAAATCACAGTGTGTCAGTCTAAGGTACATTCACCGAGATCTTTCTCACCGAAGTTATTCTGTGCTATAACACCTATAGAAAAGCTGCACCAGCGAAAGTGTTGATTTCACATTGAGACTAGCAGTGGCAACAAGAGGACACTGTCAACATTAAGTTTATCATTTCAAATGATAGAGGACAATAACGTTGCTTTTTTCTTAcctttttaacagtttttactGATCACATACTTCATCTATGAGATAAATCAAGGAGATACaagtatttattttctattctTTATAACAAAATCATGtattacttttttttgcatttcccTAACTATAGACGCAGGAGATGTTTAATCAACTAGGATCAGCACAACTGTTATGCAAAAAGCTCATGGAAACTTTTTCAGCTGGGTCTTTTTTCTGTTACAAAAGTTTGACCTTAAGATATAATATAGACTAGGCTATAAACACTGTGTACAGcccaaaacaaaaccataaaggctattatatatatatatatgtatatatatatatatatatatatatatagagggCAAAACACAAAGATTAGCTCTCTATGTATATAGACTTAACCCGTCTTTTAAATAACTGGATAAATTGTGTGACGTGCTCCTCGCACATGTGTTAGAGGTTTAGGTGGCATGGTGACGCTCTGCAGGGAGTGTTCTGCCTACTGAGATCTCATCTTCCTCTCCATGCTGAAAGGAAAGATAAACACAATTAAATGTCTGACCTAAAGTgaattttcagttattttcagCCTGGGTCTTATTTTCCATGACTGTATTTGACCATGATGGTCTTCACTAATCGTGGGTCACTTTAATTTTCTGTAGTTTCATCACTGAAACATAATATTATAGCTGATGGCTATAATAGCTAATTAGTGACTTGCAGGGAAATCAGGCAGCACAATAATAAACGGGATAAACGTTCTGCAGGTAAAAGACTTTTGAACATGCAAACGTGTTGACTACACGATTGCTTACTTGTGTTTGATGAGTCGACTTCCCTGAATTAGCTGTGCTGTCTCATTGGTCAGATGGCAGGCAAACAGTAGCCAGTTGCGCGGCTGCACTTTATAGGCAAACCTCATGAAGAGCAGCGAATAGCAGCACAGAGCTGTGAGTTATGAAGAAACAGACAATAGTCATTACGTGTATTAATTTGTAGAATGAACATCACAGCACTGTCTTCTAATAAACTGTTTAATTATGAcacttgttgctgctgctcagaTGGTAAACACTGGAGGGTTTTTGTGATTGTCCACAAACACGAAGCTTCTTTATAGGAGGTTTCATCTTTATTCCAATGGTAGAGGTACTGAGTGTCATGTACTGCACATCTGTGTTTATCAGTAGCCTATATGTGTGACTTACCAAAGGTCATCCGACCACTGATAATCTCAGGGCTCTTCTTCATATCTGTGATGGCAGCTATAGGGAGACCCCAGTTTGCTACAGGACCCCAGAAATgctgtgcagacagacacaaagtgACGAGCACACTTTGGACCATAGACATTTGTAAATGATGCAACTACACAGGTATCAGTACGCCTACTCAATATTAGGTTGATCAGTATGaccagaaagaaaacaaaagcagacaaaGAGATAATGGTATGATTAGGACTTACGGTGCTGTTGACGTTTggtgttttcagttattttcaaGGCCACataggagagaaaagaacaaaaatactGATATGAGCCAACAACTACAACCTAAAGTAGGTCACAGGTCGTTTTCAGAAAATTCATAAATGgcagaaggaaaaaggaaaacttAAAGAATCCAGGACCCAAACTGCATATTTC contains these protein-coding regions:
- the LOC113121652 gene encoding mitochondrial pyruvate carrier 1-like, which produces MAGTIARKAIEHVKSKEFRDYLMSTHFWGPVANWGLPIAAITDMKKSPEIISGRMTFALCCYSLLFMRFAYKVQPRNWLLFACHLTNETAQLIQGSRLIKHNMERKMRSQ